The genomic DNA GATCAGGAAGCTGTGGCCGGAACGGAACTGGCTCCGGCCTATCTCGGCCGAGCCAAGTACTCGTCCTCTCAACCCTGCATCCAGTGAGGCCGAAATGAATCCCATGCCTCAGATATCTCCCTTGCTCAAACAGCTGCGCCTGTCGGGTGTTCTGGATTCACTGGAAGAACGAAATCGTCAAGCCATCGACAAGAAACTGCCCTACACCGAGTTTCTGGCCCTACTTCTGGCCGACGAGATAGCCCGGCGTGACCAGCGCAAGTTCGCCCTTCGTCAGCGCCGGGCCGGGTTCAATGTTCAAAAGACCCTGGAGACGTTCGACTTCGGGTTTAATCCGAACATCAATCAGGCTCAGGTCATGGATTTGGCCACGTGCCGGTTTGTCGATGAAAAAGCCCCGGTCATCATCGTCGGCCCCTGCGGGACGGGAAAAAGCCATCTGGCCCAAGCCATCGGTCACCTGGCCGTGCGTCGGGGCTTCGATGTCCTTTTCCTCACCCATGCCAAACTGCTTTCTCTGTTGGCGGCAGGCCGGGCTGTGGGGACCTTTCAGCGGAAACTGAACCATCTGGCCAAAGTCGACGTGCTTGTCATCGACGATTTC from Deltaproteobacteria bacterium includes the following:
- a CDS encoding ATP-binding protein, with translation MNPMPQISPLLKQLRLSGVLDSLEERNRQAIDKKLPYTEFLALLLADEIARRDQRKFALRQRRAGFNVQKTLETFDFGFNPNINQAQVMDLATCRFVDEKAPVIIVGPCGTGKSHLAQAIGHLAVRRGFDVLFLTHAKLLSLLAAGRAVGTFQRKLNHLAKVDVLVIDDFGLKPMKPGQDEDFHDLIAERYEHQATILTSNLDFSEWTDAFHNKLLASATLDRIRHNAYQVVLDGKSYRSPRPSPKKS